A portion of the Cryptomeria japonica chromosome 5, Sugi_1.0, whole genome shotgun sequence genome contains these proteins:
- the LOC131043930 gene encoding peroxidase 12, whose product MEKLPLLSLFFALSVSIVCAEEENVLTLNAEPPLVDGLSWTFYKSTCPKLESIVEERIKFYLKEDITQAAGLLRLHFHDCFVQGCDASVLLDGSPSERDFPPNLTLRGKAFEIINDIKRRVNKACGVVVSCADITALAARDSVAGSGGPKYKVPLGRRDSLKFASNETTIANLPAPTSNVTTLIKALATKGLDVSDLVALSGGHTIGIGHCTSFTERLYPTEDSTLDKYFAKSLKAICPRKNSTRFTVLDIRSPNVFDNKYYVDLKNRQGLFTSDQDLYTDSRTKQIVNDFALNQDIFFKKFSLAMVKMSQLSVLTGTKGEIRTNCSARNPTYSISTLVEEVIIPTISCEI is encoded by the exons ATGGAGAAACTTCCTCTTCTCTCTCTGTTTTTTGCTCTCTCCGTTTCGATTGTTTGCGCTGAAGAAGAAAATGTTTTGACCTTAAATGCCGAACCTCCTCTGGTAGATGGGCTTTCATGGACGTTTTATAAGAGCACCTGCCCCAAACTGGAATCCATTGTTGAGGAAAGGATCAAATTTTATCTAAAGGAGGACATTACTCAGGCCGCAGGGTTGCTGCGCCTTCACTTTCATGACTGTTTTGTTCAG GGCTGTGATGCTTCTGTTCTGTTGGATGGATCGCCCAGCGAGcgagactttcctccaaatttaacGCTGCGGGGGAAAGCTTTTGAAATAATAAACGACATTAAAAGGCGTGTGAACAAGGCCTGCGGTGTCGTCGTGTCCTGCGCAGATATCACTGCTCTCGCAGCTCGGGATTCCGTTGCAGGG agTGGAGGGCCAAAATACAAAGTGCCTCTAGGGCGGAGGGACAGCTTGAAGTTTGCGAGTAATGAGACCACAATTGCAAACCTTCCAGCCCCAACCTCCAATGTCACAACCCTCATTAAGGCTCTTGCTACCAAAGGCCTTGATGTCAGTGACCTTGTGGCTCTTTCAG GTGGGCACACCATAGGAATAGGACATTGCACATCATTCACAGAACGACTATACCCCACAGAAGATAGCACTCTTGACAAGTATTTTGCTAAAAGCTTGAAAGCCATATGTCCAAGAAAAAATTCTACTAGGTTCACTGTATTAGATATTCGCTCGCCTAATGTATTTGACAACAAGTATTATGTAGACCTCAAGAATCGACAGGGCCTCTTCACGTCTGATCAAGATCTGTACACAGATTCTCGCACCAAACAAATTGTCAATGACTTTGCCTTGAATCAAGATATCTTCTTTAAGAAATTTTCTTTGGCTATGGTGAAAATGAGCCAACTAAGTGTGCTAACAGGCACCAAAGGGGAGATCAGAACCAACTGTTCCGCTCGCAATCCAACTTATTCCATTAGTACTTTGGTGGAAGAAGTTATCATTCCAACAATTTCATGTGAGATCTGA